Proteins found in one Leptospira saintgironsiae genomic segment:
- a CDS encoding DNA-3-methyladenine glycosylase I gives MSSFDKIQKRAAKRKGGEKALQSLLPKVSTKNKLSRLSDDRVLSEMAKRVFSAGFVWKVVENKWPGFEEVFLGFDPAKLLKQPNRFWDALGSNEKIIRNAQKISSVRKNAQFVVEIAQEHGSFGKFLADWPIQDQIGLLDFLSKHGSRLGGNTGQYFLRFIGRDSFILSSDVILCLRDVGLPLSSAGKSKKDLAAIQKQFNVWAEETGLSYTHLSRICAFSIGENYSTEEDEY, from the coding sequence ATGAGCTCTTTTGACAAGATCCAAAAGCGTGCGGCCAAAAGAAAAGGTGGAGAGAAGGCTCTACAATCTCTTCTTCCTAAAGTAAGTACTAAGAACAAACTTAGTCGCCTCTCGGATGATCGAGTGCTTAGTGAAATGGCAAAACGAGTTTTCTCCGCGGGTTTTGTTTGGAAGGTTGTAGAAAATAAGTGGCCTGGATTTGAAGAAGTATTCCTAGGATTTGATCCTGCAAAATTGCTTAAACAGCCAAACCGATTTTGGGATGCTTTAGGATCGAACGAAAAGATCATTCGTAATGCACAAAAGATCTCATCGGTAAGAAAGAATGCACAATTTGTCGTGGAGATTGCCCAGGAACATGGTAGTTTCGGAAAATTTTTGGCGGATTGGCCTATCCAGGATCAGATCGGACTTTTGGATTTTCTCTCCAAACACGGTTCCAGATTGGGTGGGAACACCGGCCAATATTTCTTGCGCTTTATCGGAAGAGATTCTTTTATCCTGTCTTCCGATGTTATATTATGTTTACGTGATGTAGGTTTGCCTTTGTCTTCTGCAGGTAAATCCAAAAAGGATCTGGCGGCTATTCAGAAACAATTCAATGTTTGGGCAGAAGAAACCGGCTTATCATATACTCACTTATCCCGTATTTGTGCATTTTCGATAGGCGAGAATTATTCTACAGAAGAGGACGAATATTAA
- a CDS encoding carboxymuconolactone decarboxylase family protein has protein sequence MNARFNYAKVYPQVLEKMMEMENFAKSSGIDIKLYELIKIRASQINGCAFCINMHTVDARKSGEEERRIYLLNAWREAPYYTEKERVALELTEYVTKISEHGVSDDLYTRVRAQFEEKEFIALIVVINTINSWNRIAISTGMTAPN, from the coding sequence ATGAACGCAAGATTCAATTACGCCAAAGTGTATCCCCAAGTTTTAGAAAAAATGATGGAGATGGAAAACTTCGCTAAAAGTTCAGGGATTGACATCAAACTTTACGAGCTAATTAAGATCAGAGCTTCTCAGATCAATGGATGCGCATTCTGCATCAACATGCACACTGTGGATGCTAGGAAATCAGGAGAAGAAGAAAGAAGGATCTATCTTTTGAACGCTTGGAGAGAGGCCCCTTATTATACAGAAAAAGAAAGAGTCGCTCTGGAATTAACAGAGTACGTGACTAAAATTTCAGAACATGGGGTTTCGGATGATCTGTATACAAGAGTTAGAGCTCAATTTGAAGAAAAAGAATTTATCGCTTTGATCGTTGTGATCAATACAATCAATTCTTGGAATCGGATTGCAATCTCCACTGGAATGACCGCTCCAAACTAA
- a CDS encoding methyl-accepting chemotaxis protein, giving the protein MNRNLELERQGEVAANYLRIFLTVVFIFGTAFGLIWKSGIQAVLGYYIGGIVAYSFIIFFSIFVMKFFGYRPWLKYATVFMEFIGYAIVQVGYFGTEDQWKPNGILSPANYGIYFLILAGTIFRFNPRFTFITSTVLAVQFTAMAMALTILNPQLLTMGYDGMIRLRSPLVILMGVFLFAFGVTISYATKFVRRLVEEAQSAEERTIRNYTAAKEILHSSETVAEELRKSLIDVEDVARANEDSSRDLASMVEETSATLEQMGASIDSIAKMAEQQDEFGDDTSTSIDKWKDQMVRVFEAVSFARSLGEGSAATAIEGEGTVRVALDVFSQFKGTVQEVSKILGVIQDLAGKTNLLSLNAAIEAARAGEAGKGFSVVAEEVSKLADSSSRNAKEIVKQIGALGEASDTSSEKFGELVQAFRELTSGIGSIGEALAQVGDSVDKQKSLSTEVEDKNKHIRDLSKEMKNSTLEQSNGAKQILNGIEYLSRRSMEMSEITEKLRTSLERLKVTSQSLTKTLEATKLE; this is encoded by the coding sequence ATGAATAGAAATTTGGAATTAGAGCGCCAAGGAGAAGTTGCAGCAAACTATCTACGAATTTTTTTAACCGTAGTTTTTATATTCGGGACTGCATTCGGACTGATCTGGAAAAGCGGTATCCAAGCAGTTTTGGGCTATTATATAGGCGGGATCGTCGCATACTCATTCATCATCTTCTTTTCCATTTTTGTAATGAAGTTTTTCGGTTACAGACCTTGGCTGAAATACGCTACAGTGTTCATGGAATTTATCGGTTACGCAATCGTGCAGGTTGGATATTTCGGAACAGAAGACCAATGGAAACCAAATGGTATTTTAAGCCCCGCTAACTATGGGATCTATTTTTTAATTTTAGCAGGGACCATTTTTAGGTTCAATCCCAGATTTACTTTTATCACTTCTACAGTTCTTGCAGTTCAATTCACTGCAATGGCGATGGCACTTACTATTCTAAACCCGCAACTTCTGACCATGGGCTACGATGGAATGATTCGGTTGAGATCCCCTCTGGTAATTTTGATGGGAGTATTCTTATTCGCATTCGGAGTTACTATTTCTTATGCAACCAAGTTTGTAAGAAGATTAGTGGAAGAAGCGCAAAGCGCAGAAGAAAGAACCATCCGAAACTATACTGCTGCGAAGGAAATTTTACATAGTTCCGAAACGGTTGCAGAAGAACTTCGCAAATCCTTAATAGATGTGGAGGATGTAGCTAGAGCAAACGAAGATAGTAGCCGTGATCTTGCAAGCATGGTAGAAGAAACATCCGCTACTTTAGAGCAAATGGGCGCAAGTATCGACTCCATCGCAAAGATGGCCGAACAGCAGGACGAATTTGGGGATGACACTTCTACTTCTATAGATAAATGGAAAGATCAAATGGTCCGAGTATTCGAGGCAGTATCCTTTGCTAGGAGTCTGGGCGAAGGTTCAGCAGCAACTGCGATAGAAGGAGAGGGTACAGTCCGAGTTGCATTGGACGTGTTCTCTCAATTTAAAGGTACGGTCCAAGAAGTTAGTAAGATCTTAGGAGTGATCCAAGATCTTGCAGGAAAAACAAATTTACTTTCTTTGAATGCAGCTATCGAAGCTGCAAGAGCAGGAGAAGCTGGAAAAGGATTCTCAGTAGTCGCAGAGGAAGTGAGTAAGCTTGCGGATTCTTCTTCTCGAAATGCAAAAGAGATCGTAAAACAGATAGGTGCTTTGGGAGAAGCCTCCGATACAAGTTCGGAAAAATTTGGAGAATTAGTCCAGGCTTTCCGGGAATTGACTTCTGGAATTGGCTCCATTGGAGAAGCACTCGCTCAGGTAGGAGATTCTGTGGATAAACAAAAAAGCCTTTCTACAGAAGTGGAAGATAAGAACAAACATATCCGTGATCTTTCTAAAGAGATGAAAAATTCTACATTAGAACAATCGAATGGAGCAAAACAGATCCTGAATGGGATCGAATATTTAAGCAGAAGATCAATGGAAATGTCCGAGATCACAGAAAAGCTCAGAACTAGTTTAGAAAGATTAAAAGTTACTTCTCAATCTTTAACAAAAACTCTTGAAGCTACTAAGTTAGAGTAG
- a CDS encoding DMT family transporter has product MTRYKNEAALIFCTLIWGGTFSATKLSLVSISSCLFIGIRFAIATFVFVIYIFLKNRKNPVSYPDWKTNKPLYFLAFLLGFWMFMGFAFETIGLKYTTATKSGFLTGTLVVITPILQTLFLKRMPSSGNLLGVIVVMFGLFFLSAESVGEDHKLVISYHLGDVLTLGGAFFFSLYIIYVDKASKSCPLDILLLSQTLVTSIFAFLLAFILHWTEFEPLFIKMDSRVMPALFYNGLISSVGTTFLQTKYQKGISPTRAGLIFSLEPVFSAILAYFTLEERLDATSLIGCSLVLTGVLLAELLGREKKF; this is encoded by the coding sequence ATGACCAGATATAAAAACGAGGCCGCCTTAATTTTTTGCACTTTGATCTGGGGTGGAACCTTCTCCGCTACAAAATTAAGTTTAGTTTCAATTTCTTCCTGTTTATTCATAGGGATCCGGTTTGCGATCGCAACTTTTGTTTTTGTAATTTATATTTTTCTTAAGAACAGAAAGAACCCAGTGTCTTATCCGGATTGGAAGACAAATAAGCCTCTATATTTCTTAGCATTTTTGTTGGGTTTCTGGATGTTTATGGGATTCGCATTCGAGACAATAGGTTTAAAATACACAACTGCTACTAAGTCTGGATTTTTGACTGGGACCTTAGTAGTTATCACTCCTATCTTACAAACTTTATTTTTGAAACGGATGCCCAGCTCCGGAAACTTACTAGGAGTGATCGTAGTAATGTTCGGTCTATTTTTCCTTTCTGCAGAGTCAGTAGGAGAAGATCATAAACTTGTAATATCTTATCATCTAGGAGATGTTCTTACCTTAGGTGGTGCGTTTTTCTTTTCCTTATACATTATCTATGTGGATAAGGCGAGTAAGTCCTGTCCTTTGGACATTCTGCTTTTATCCCAAACATTAGTGACCAGTATATTCGCTTTTCTTTTGGCGTTCATCTTACATTGGACAGAGTTTGAACCTTTGTTTATCAAAATGGATTCAAGAGTAATGCCTGCATTATTCTATAACGGTTTGATCTCTTCTGTAGGAACTACATTCTTACAAACAAAATACCAAAAGGGGATTTCTCCTACAAGAGCTGGTCTTATCTTTTCTTTGGAGCCAGTCTTCTCCGCCATCCTTGCCTATTTCACTTTGGAAGAAAGATTGGATGCTACAAGTTTAATTGGATGTAGTTTGGTGCTTACAGGTGTTTTGTTAGCCGAACTTTTGGGCAGAGAAAAGAAATTTTAA
- a CDS encoding M14 family zinc carboxypeptidase codes for MTGFFRVFLLGFYFYSYLVSCSILRETIPSRPLNDGSISVLLKIDKNAREEFEKVTSWEIPYTFIEKDHSYAVIQREKLKVYGFPKEGINIAKGMPFKYYSGNYQDSLSESIFALADIKKGYKDNILNSHYLFWVHRLFPKHSQYKIIGKSARGREIPAILLTDSNIPDEDKISVLFNCAHHSNEVVSVEHCYDVIYELLAHKKKYNDLFAKLKIWVVPIVNPDGSRVFWHENMSMGRKNGYPGWGQVTEKDNPGVDINRNYPFFWGKTKSNQTSSVSNSVFFRGPYPGSEPETQAMMNLAEKERFAASISYHAFANCILVPYTIDGTSNPEPDLVWNLGKRIASSVESKNPNHNFSAKKNIYGVDGVDQDYYFFKYGTLAYLIESSHLNPPYSDVPKIVESLRPAWTILLEEIADGSKLYFKIKDEQGNPIVANIKYDKILFYHGEIRTSRKEDGMFFQSFPGIRGIKLKVEKEGYETVNWEGTTWRSWKALDIVLRKKTPAQ; via the coding sequence GTGACGGGCTTCTTTCGAGTCTTTCTACTCGGCTTCTACTTTTATTCCTATTTAGTTTCCTGCTCGATTCTTAGGGAAACAATTCCTTCTAGACCATTAAACGACGGATCTATTTCTGTTCTTCTTAAAATAGACAAAAACGCAAGAGAAGAATTCGAGAAGGTCACTTCTTGGGAAATTCCTTATACATTCATAGAGAAGGATCATAGTTATGCAGTTATCCAAAGGGAAAAACTAAAAGTTTATGGCTTTCCTAAAGAAGGTATCAATATCGCAAAGGGAATGCCTTTCAAATATTACTCCGGAAATTACCAGGATTCATTATCAGAATCCATTTTTGCATTAGCAGACATCAAGAAAGGTTATAAAGATAATATATTAAATTCTCATTATCTGTTTTGGGTGCATCGTCTCTTTCCCAAACATTCTCAGTATAAGATAATCGGAAAATCTGCTAGGGGAAGAGAGATCCCTGCAATTTTACTCACTGATTCAAATATTCCAGACGAAGATAAAATTTCAGTTTTATTCAATTGTGCCCATCATTCTAATGAAGTTGTTTCTGTAGAACATTGTTATGATGTGATCTATGAACTTTTAGCTCATAAGAAGAAGTATAACGATTTGTTCGCGAAGTTAAAAATCTGGGTGGTTCCAATCGTAAACCCGGATGGTTCTCGTGTGTTCTGGCATGAGAATATGTCTATGGGAAGAAAGAATGGATATCCTGGTTGGGGACAGGTCACTGAAAAAGATAATCCAGGAGTGGATATAAATCGTAACTATCCATTCTTTTGGGGAAAAACAAAATCGAATCAAACTTCTTCTGTATCAAATAGTGTGTTTTTCAGAGGACCTTACCCGGGTTCTGAACCTGAGACACAAGCAATGATGAATTTAGCGGAGAAGGAGAGGTTCGCCGCTTCTATTAGTTATCATGCATTTGCGAATTGTATTTTGGTTCCATATACTATAGATGGAACTTCTAATCCTGAACCTGATTTGGTTTGGAATTTAGGTAAAAGAATCGCTTCTTCTGTAGAAAGTAAAAATCCAAATCATAATTTCAGCGCTAAAAAAAATATCTATGGAGTGGATGGAGTAGACCAAGATTATTATTTCTTTAAATACGGGACTCTAGCTTATTTAATAGAATCTTCTCACTTGAATCCACCTTATTCAGATGTTCCTAAAATTGTAGAATCTTTGAGACCTGCTTGGACAATCCTTTTAGAGGAAATTGCAGATGGAAGTAAACTTTACTTCAAGATCAAAGATGAACAAGGAAATCCTATAGTAGCAAACATCAAATACGATAAGATTCTTTTTTATCATGGAGAAATTAGGACTTCTCGTAAAGAAGACGGAATGTTTTTCCAATCTTTTCCTGGGATACGTGGTATTAAGTTAAAAGTTGAAAAAGAAGGATACGAAACGGTCAACTGGGAAGGAACTACGTGGAGATCCTGGAAGGCATTGGATATAGTTTTAAGGAAGAAAACTCCTGCCCAATAA
- a CDS encoding DUF2147 domain-containing protein, which yields MKRISAIFLFALFFAGAFSLSADPAPVTGVWRTFNDAGTKEESTVEIYEKDGKIFGKILSLIDPNDKDGKPARCTECDGAEKDKPILGMVIIKGLGADGDKWTGGRILDPNDGTWYKCSLKATDGGKKLEVRGYIGFSLIGRSQFWQKK from the coding sequence ATGAAGAGGATCAGCGCAATATTCTTATTCGCATTATTCTTTGCGGGAGCATTTAGTCTTTCTGCAGATCCTGCTCCAGTTACAGGAGTATGGAGAACATTCAATGATGCAGGAACTAAGGAAGAATCTACGGTTGAGATTTATGAGAAAGACGGAAAAATTTTCGGAAAAATCCTAAGCCTTATAGATCCAAATGATAAAGATGGAAAACCAGCTCGTTGTACTGAATGTGACGGAGCTGAAAAAGATAAACCGATCTTAGGAATGGTTATCATTAAAGGTTTAGGAGCCGACGGAGACAAATGGACTGGCGGACGTATTTTAGATCCAAATGACGGAACTTGGTACAAATGTAGTCTGAAAGCAACCGATGGCGGAAAAAAATTAGAAGTCCGCGGTTATATCGGGTTCTCCTTGATTGGTCGTTCCCAATTCTGGCAGAAAAAATAA
- a CDS encoding DUF2147 domain-containing protein, with amino-acid sequence MKKSLVLFVVLAAFLVGESIFADALPVVGKWKTIDDEDGKEKSVVELYEQGGKIYGKIASLRDPLDKDGKPKICTKCEGADKDKPVIGLVIIKGLSLDDDEYSGGTIMDPNNGKTYKCKLKATDGGAKLSVRGFIGFSLIGRTQTWLKK; translated from the coding sequence ATGAAAAAATCACTCGTTTTGTTTGTCGTTTTGGCGGCGTTTTTAGTTGGCGAATCTATATTTGCTGATGCGCTTCCAGTAGTCGGAAAATGGAAAACCATTGATGACGAAGACGGTAAAGAAAAGTCCGTAGTAGAGCTTTATGAGCAAGGTGGCAAAATTTACGGAAAAATCGCCAGCTTAAGAGATCCTTTGGATAAAGATGGTAAGCCGAAAATTTGTACCAAATGTGAAGGTGCAGATAAGGACAAGCCTGTTATTGGTCTTGTTATCATCAAAGGTTTGAGCCTGGACGATGACGAATATTCCGGCGGAACCATTATGGATCCGAATAACGGCAAAACATATAAATGTAAACTAAAAGCCACTGACGGTGGTGCTAAATTGAGCGTTAGAGGGTTCATCGGTTTTTCATTGATCGGTAGAACTCAAACTTGGCTTAAAAAATAA
- a CDS encoding formylglycine-generating enzyme family protein, with product MNSYSFRPIHFIILFLSLIFLAAPHVLGSPDPNKPCYGKKIKGMQCIPEGFFIRGSNTHDADEAPEQKIYLSDFFIDIYEVTNEDFSKCIEEGSCKDCLYNGTCDYIGPAYGDLYLKPKQPVLGVSWYTAKEYCEWVGKRLPTEAEWEKAARGPKGNLFPWGNKPANCKLAVIEEDERKGCVYKKINPPNLMPTAPVGSRPAGVYGLFDMAGNSWEWVQDWYSENYKVCGEACNGKDPKGPCEGEDNCPGFDKKTLKGGSWWWPSSYARGSKRRAHVPQNYPEYHHFGFRCAKDAG from the coding sequence ATGAACTCATATTCATTTCGTCCGATCCATTTTATCATTCTATTTTTATCTCTAATTTTCCTGGCTGCTCCCCATGTCCTTGGATCTCCCGACCCAAACAAACCTTGCTACGGAAAAAAAATCAAAGGAATGCAATGTATTCCAGAAGGATTTTTTATCCGTGGAAGTAACACTCACGATGCAGACGAGGCGCCAGAACAAAAAATTTATCTAAGCGACTTCTTCATAGATATATACGAAGTCACAAATGAGGACTTTAGCAAATGTATAGAAGAAGGTTCCTGCAAAGATTGTCTTTACAACGGTACCTGCGATTATATTGGTCCTGCTTATGGTGATCTATATTTAAAACCAAAACAACCTGTACTCGGAGTGAGTTGGTATACTGCAAAAGAATATTGTGAATGGGTAGGCAAAAGACTTCCAACAGAAGCAGAATGGGAGAAGGCAGCCAGAGGTCCGAAAGGAAATTTATTTCCTTGGGGGAATAAACCCGCGAACTGTAAGTTAGCCGTCATCGAAGAAGATGAAAGAAAAGGTTGTGTATATAAAAAAATCAATCCTCCAAATTTAATGCCGACTGCGCCTGTAGGAAGTAGACCTGCTGGAGTATACGGGTTATTTGATATGGCAGGAAATTCTTGGGAATGGGTCCAAGATTGGTATTCCGAAAATTATAAAGTATGTGGCGAAGCATGCAACGGAAAAGATCCAAAAGGACCTTGTGAAGGAGAAGATAACTGTCCTGGTTTTGATAAAAAAACCTTAAAAGGTGGATCATGGTGGTGGCCCTCAAGTTATGCAAGAGGTTCCAAAAGAAGGGCCCATGTTCCTCAAAATTATCCAGAATATCATCATTTTGGCTTCCGTTGTGCGAAAGACGCTGGTTAA
- a CDS encoding PP2C family protein-serine/threonine phosphatase encodes MKTKNLKKPIVSLMLVLLLGCGSSGPTPIAGSETPSTNWEQDKSPYIISNWAFSEVPPGSFFHGHFPVLPGQNSENPSGQDSYKIESFLAAPSNISNYNPKRKDSSFVFFHSVKRSKNDLDILISAYIPFCPSGCYLGVKSEGKEQMIVPGESEDSSKPRIVVIPFQNEEVTLALQLFPFNGPRNMMENPVVGSFSEIQTVYLVKALRVLLFSSLEFFSFFFFAFIYIRRPQDKFNLSFALLNLSLAIWYPAYEGWFQYVVDSPWTWVIFGYSLGAFLPILFYEFTIGIFQAPRNIPGRTLQFLFILLTIWPSLEYGITGGHQYFGKVAFHIFLVILVFFYMNTLYIFFRYRWSSILSFRWVVTGLILVAVSSFYTVLSFAGFGQAQPWVNESFLGLTLLFSLALAKRYAEVFRALEKSEGKLKSLNESLETKVEERTQIIELQKAELIQKGRILAKDLSIAGKIQNSLLPRELPVIPNARISYRYKPMMEIGGDLLDVIYDPSTSSLGMFIGDVTGHGVSAALLASMLKMTLGDWSILLQDPSSLLLHIRNQFEGKLDGHFITATLVTVDLRSGKTLIANAGHPECLVLRKGGVVEFYRPKGVAIYEAIPTTYQTEFVDLKPGDKVVLYTDGIPDSRNIEGEFFGEDRLSDLLRKNSDQYPEDLCDSVIHGVQAFQGEFQNQDDMALLVVEYLG; translated from the coding sequence ATGAAAACAAAAAATCTAAAGAAACCAATCGTTTCTCTCATGTTGGTCCTCCTACTGGGATGTGGATCTTCAGGGCCTACTCCAATCGCAGGATCGGAGACCCCATCTACAAATTGGGAACAAGACAAAAGTCCTTACATAATTTCTAATTGGGCGTTTTCAGAAGTTCCTCCCGGAAGTTTTTTCCATGGACATTTCCCAGTTCTACCAGGACAAAATTCCGAAAATCCTTCCGGCCAAGATTCTTACAAAATAGAATCTTTTTTAGCCGCACCTTCTAATATCTCTAATTATAATCCTAAAAGAAAGGATTCCTCTTTTGTATTCTTTCATTCCGTTAAAAGAAGTAAGAACGATCTGGATATATTAATTTCTGCTTATATACCTTTTTGTCCATCAGGATGTTATCTAGGAGTAAAATCAGAAGGAAAAGAACAAATGATCGTACCTGGAGAATCAGAAGATTCCTCCAAACCAAGGATCGTAGTTATTCCATTCCAAAATGAAGAAGTTACACTAGCACTACAATTATTCCCTTTTAACGGCCCCAGGAACATGATGGAAAATCCTGTAGTAGGCAGTTTTTCGGAAATACAAACTGTTTATCTGGTAAAAGCTCTTAGAGTTTTGTTATTCAGCTCTTTGGAGTTTTTTTCCTTCTTCTTTTTTGCGTTCATCTATATCCGAAGGCCTCAAGACAAATTTAATCTTTCTTTTGCTCTTTTAAATTTATCCTTAGCAATCTGGTATCCTGCTTACGAAGGTTGGTTCCAATACGTAGTGGATTCTCCTTGGACCTGGGTTATCTTTGGATATTCTTTAGGAGCATTTCTTCCTATCCTATTTTATGAATTTACAATCGGCATTTTTCAAGCACCCCGAAATATTCCAGGAAGAACATTACAATTTCTTTTTATTCTGCTGACCATCTGGCCTTCTCTGGAATACGGGATCACAGGCGGGCACCAATATTTCGGAAAGGTAGCCTTTCATATATTTTTAGTCATATTAGTATTCTTTTATATGAATACTTTATACATATTTTTCAGATATAGATGGAGCAGTATACTTTCCTTCCGATGGGTGGTCACAGGTTTAATTTTAGTCGCTGTATCATCTTTTTACACTGTGCTTAGTTTTGCAGGTTTTGGCCAAGCCCAGCCTTGGGTGAATGAAAGTTTCTTAGGCTTAACATTATTATTCAGCCTAGCTCTTGCTAAAAGATACGCAGAAGTTTTTAGAGCCTTAGAAAAATCAGAAGGTAAACTCAAATCCTTGAACGAATCCTTGGAAACAAAGGTAGAAGAAAGAACTCAAATTATAGAGCTCCAAAAAGCAGAATTAATACAAAAAGGAAGAATTTTAGCAAAAGATCTTTCTATCGCAGGAAAGATCCAAAACTCACTTCTACCTCGAGAACTTCCTGTTATACCAAATGCAAGGATCTCATACAGATACAAACCAATGATGGAGATTGGTGGAGACTTATTAGATGTGATATACGATCCTTCGACAAGTTCTTTGGGAATGTTCATTGGGGATGTAACTGGCCATGGAGTTTCTGCAGCACTTTTAGCATCCATGTTAAAAATGACTCTGGGAGATTGGTCAATTCTTCTTCAGGATCCATCTTCTCTTCTATTACATATTCGTAATCAATTTGAAGGAAAATTGGACGGACATTTTATCACTGCAACTTTAGTTACTGTGGATCTAAGATCCGGCAAAACACTGATCGCAAATGCAGGGCATCCTGAATGCCTTGTTTTAAGAAAAGGTGGAGTTGTAGAATTTTACAGACCCAAAGGAGTCGCGATCTACGAAGCAATTCCGACCACTTACCAAACTGAATTTGTGGATTTAAAACCTGGAGATAAAGTAGTATTGTATACGGATGGAATTCCTGATTCAAGAAACATAGAAGGGGAATTTTTCGGAGAAGATCGTTTGTCTGATTTGCTTAGAAAAAATTCGGATCAATATCCTGAAGATCTATGTGATTCAGTCATTCATGGTGTACAAGCTTTCCAAGGGGAATTCCAAAACCAAGATGATATGGCTTTGTTAGTCGTAGAATATTTGGGATAA
- the lepB gene encoding signal peptidase I, with protein sequence MRFTISYILNLLLPPAGFLVLKDIRSSVVLASVVYLFPLVLLSLFRFFGEGFLSYLIFWISALGILAYPFLLFYFTRKYYFIHEEDKNFFLFFPYGKIYIFATFLIFLLVISIFGTKLVRKFWIDVYEIRSDSMEPNFQRGDLVLVQKSGFEPKRGDAILKRTEENGILPSRLIGLPRDTVSYKYSQENLPALTEINVNGIPIRSGEFNRDFVNLGENGERTNLNHSLDETNFGKTYRTIYSSESPQSVLSLFLYFPFKVITLGNDQYVALEDNRTYGIVPIFYPPLEKKDIVGKISIRIFSVNWKDSECRELEEESIPLSGHPECDLGAFQKFAKAQIRWKNIGFN encoded by the coding sequence GTGCGATTTACTATTTCTTACATTTTGAATCTTCTTTTACCTCCAGCAGGATTTCTGGTTTTAAAAGATATTCGTTCTTCAGTTGTTTTGGCTTCGGTAGTTTATCTTTTTCCCTTGGTGTTACTTTCCCTCTTTAGATTTTTCGGAGAAGGATTTTTATCTTACCTGATCTTTTGGATTTCCGCATTAGGAATATTAGCTTATCCGTTTTTGTTATTCTATTTCACTCGAAAATATTATTTCATACATGAAGAAGATAAAAATTTCTTCTTATTCTTTCCGTATGGAAAAATTTATATATTTGCGACTTTTCTAATATTCCTATTGGTGATCTCTATTTTTGGGACTAAACTTGTAAGAAAGTTTTGGATAGATGTTTATGAAATCAGATCAGACTCTATGGAGCCAAATTTTCAAAGGGGAGATCTAGTTTTAGTCCAAAAATCGGGCTTTGAACCAAAAAGGGGAGATGCCATCTTAAAAAGAACTGAGGAGAATGGAATTCTTCCTTCTCGACTTATCGGTTTGCCTAGAGACACTGTTTCTTATAAATATTCTCAGGAAAATCTTCCTGCATTAACTGAAATCAATGTAAATGGGATCCCTATCCGCTCCGGAGAATTCAATCGAGATTTCGTAAATCTGGGGGAGAATGGAGAAAGAACCAATCTAAATCATTCTCTGGATGAAACCAATTTCGGGAAAACATACAGAACGATTTATTCCAGCGAAAGTCCTCAGTCAGTATTATCTCTCTTTTTGTATTTTCCGTTTAAAGTGATTACTTTGGGAAATGACCAATATGTTGCTTTGGAAGACAATAGGACCTATGGAATAGTTCCTATCTTCTATCCTCCATTAGAAAAAAAGGATATAGTCGGAAAGATCTCGATCAGAATATTTTCTGTTAACTGGAAAGATTCTGAATGTAGAGAATTAGAGGAAGAATCTATACCTCTTTCCGGGCATCCTGAATGTGATCTTGGTGCTTTTCAAAAGTTTGCAAAGGCCCAAATCCGTTGGAAAAATATTGGATTTAACTAA